A window of Theropithecus gelada isolate Dixy chromosome 14, Tgel_1.0, whole genome shotgun sequence contains these coding sequences:
- the LIPT2 gene encoding putative lipoyltransferase 2, mitochondrial isoform X1, giving the protein MRQPAVRLVRLGRVPYAELLGLQDRWLRRLQAEPGTEASSGTEAGALLLCEPAGPVYTAGLRGGLTPEETARLRALGAEVRVTGRGGLATFHGPGQLLCHPVLDLRRLGLRLRMHVAALEACAVRLCELQGLQDARARSPPYTGVWLDDRKICAIGVRCGRHITSHGLALNCSTDLTWFEHIVPCGLVGTGVTSLSKELQRHVTVDEVMPPFLVAFKEIYKCTLISEDSPN; this is encoded by the exons ATGCGGCAACCCGCGGTTCGGCTGGTGCGCCTGGGTCGGGTGCCGTATGCCGAGCTGCTGGGGCTGCAGGACCGCTGGCTGCGGCGGCTACAGGCCGAGCCAGGCACTGAAGCCTCGTCGGGGACTGAGGCGGGCGCGCTCCTGCTCTGCGAGCCCGCGGGGCCCGTGTACACGGCCGGGCTGCGCGGCGGCCTGACGCCCGAGGAAACTGCGCGGCTACGGGCCTTGGGCGCCGAGGTGCGCGTCACAGGCCGCGGTGGCCTGGCCACCTTCCACGGCCCGGGCCAGCTGCTTTGCCACCCGGTACTCGACCTGCGGCGTCTCGGTCTGCGCTTGCGCATGCACGTAGCGGCGCTGGAGGCGTGCGCCGTGCGCCTGTGCGAGCTCCAGGGCCTGCAGGACGCCCGCGCGCGGTCCCCGCCCTACACCGGCGTCTGGCTGGACGATCGCAAGATCTGCGCGATCG GAGTCCGCTGTGGAAGGCACATCACGTCCCACGGCCTGGCTCTCAACTGCTCTACGGACCTCACGTGGTTTGAGCACATTGTGCCCTGTGGACTGGTTGGGACAGGCGTCACTTCCTTGAGTAAGGAGCTCCAGAGGCACGTCACCGTGGATGAAGTAATGCCACCTTTCCTTGTGGCCTTTAAGGAGATCTACAAGTGCACACTGATCTCAGAGGACAGCCCCAACTGA
- the LIPT2 gene encoding putative lipoyltransferase 2, mitochondrial isoform X2, whose amino-acid sequence MRQPAVRLVRLGRVPYAELLGLQDRWLRRLQAEPGTEASSGTEAGALLLCEPAGPVYTAGLRGGLTPEETARLRALGAEVRVTGRGGLATFHGPGQLLCHPVLDLRRLGLRLRMHVAALEACAVRLCELQGLQDARARSPPYTGVWLDDRKICAIGERRGAGRDLRAGESAVEGTSRPTAWLSTALRTSRGLSTLCPVDWLGQASLP is encoded by the exons ATGCGGCAACCCGCGGTTCGGCTGGTGCGCCTGGGTCGGGTGCCGTATGCCGAGCTGCTGGGGCTGCAGGACCGCTGGCTGCGGCGGCTACAGGCCGAGCCAGGCACTGAAGCCTCGTCGGGGACTGAGGCGGGCGCGCTCCTGCTCTGCGAGCCCGCGGGGCCCGTGTACACGGCCGGGCTGCGCGGCGGCCTGACGCCCGAGGAAACTGCGCGGCTACGGGCCTTGGGCGCCGAGGTGCGCGTCACAGGCCGCGGTGGCCTGGCCACCTTCCACGGCCCGGGCCAGCTGCTTTGCCACCCGGTACTCGACCTGCGGCGTCTCGGTCTGCGCTTGCGCATGCACGTAGCGGCGCTGGAGGCGTGCGCCGTGCGCCTGTGCGAGCTCCAGGGCCTGCAGGACGCCCGCGCGCGGTCCCCGCCCTACACCGGCGTCTGGCTGGACGATCGCAAGATCTGCGCGATCGGTGAGCGCCGCGGCGCAGGGCGGGACCTGAGAGCCGGG GAGTCCGCTGTGGAAGGCACATCACGTCCCACGGCCTGGCTCTCAACTGCTCTACGGACCTCACGTGGTTTGAGCACATTGTGCCCTGTGGACTGGTTGGGACAGGCGTCACTTCCTTGA
- the LIPT2 gene encoding putative lipoyltransferase 2, mitochondrial isoform X3, which yields MRQPAVRLVRLGRVPYAELLGLQDRWLRRLQAEPGTEASSGTEAGALLLCEPAGPVYTAGLRGGLTPEETARLRALGAEESAVEGTSRPTAWLSTALRTSRGLSTLCPVDWLGQASLP from the exons ATGCGGCAACCCGCGGTTCGGCTGGTGCGCCTGGGTCGGGTGCCGTATGCCGAGCTGCTGGGGCTGCAGGACCGCTGGCTGCGGCGGCTACAGGCCGAGCCAGGCACTGAAGCCTCGTCGGGGACTGAGGCGGGCGCGCTCCTGCTCTGCGAGCCCGCGGGGCCCGTGTACACGGCCGGGCTGCGCGGCGGCCTGACGCCCGAGGAAACTGCGCGGCTACGGGCCTTGGGCGCCGAG GAGTCCGCTGTGGAAGGCACATCACGTCCCACGGCCTGGCTCTCAACTGCTCTACGGACCTCACGTGGTTTGAGCACATTGTGCCCTGTGGACTGGTTGGGACAGGCGTCACTTCCTTGA
- the LOC112606592 gene encoding uncharacterized protein LOC112606592, whose product MSKRSEDTPVNISDKKKRKHLCLSIAQKVKLLEKLDSGVSVKHLTEEYGVGMTTIYDLKKQKDKLLKFYAESDEQILLKNRKTLHKAKNEDLDRVLKEWIRQRLSEHMPLNGVLIMKQAKIYHNELKIEGNCEYSTGWLQKFKKRHGIKFLKICGNKASAGREAAEKFTGKFSNDDEQDGNLEGFYMSSEKKIMSDLLTYTKNIHPETVSKLEEEDIKDVFNSNNEVPVVHSLSNGEVTKMVLNQGDHNSNDNEDDVNTAEKVPIDDMVKMCDGLIKGLEQHAFITEQEIMSVYKIKERLLRQKASLMRQMTLKETFKKAIQRNASSSLQNPLLGPSTASDAASHLKIKYSVQ is encoded by the coding sequence atgtcaaaaagatCTGAAGATACCCCTGTGAATATCAGtgataagaaaaagaggaagcatTTATGTTTATCTATAGCACAGAAAGTCAAGTTGTTGGAGAAACTGGACAGTGGTGTAAGTGTGAAGCATCTTACAGAAGAGTATGGTGTTGGAATGACCACCATATATGacctgaagaaacagaaggataAACTATTGAAGTTTTATGCTGAAAGTGATGAGCAGATActattgaaaaatagaaaaacacttcataaagctaaaaatgaagATCTTGATCGTGTATTGAAAGAGTGGATCCGTCAGCGTCTCAGTGAACACATGCCACTTAATGGTGTGCTGATCATGAAACAAGCAAAGATCTATCACAATGAACTAAAAATTGAGGGGAACTGTGAATATTCAACAGGCTGGttgcagaaatttaagaaaagacatggcattaaatttttaaagatttgtggcAATAAAGCATCTGCTGGTCGTGAAGCAGCAGAGAAGTTTACTGGCAAGTTCAGTAATGATGATGAACAAGATGGTAACTTGGAAGGATTCTATAtgtcaagtgagaaaaaaataatgtctgaCCTCCTTAcgtatacaaaaaatatacatcCAGAGACTGTCAGTAAGCTGGAAGAAGAGGATATCAAAGATGTTTTTAACAGTAATAACGAGGTTCCAGTTGTTCATTCATTGTCCAATGGTGAAGTAACAAAAATGGTTCTGAATCAAGGTGAtcataatagtaatgataatgaAGATGATGTTAACACTGCAGAAAAAGTGCCTATAGATGACATGGTAAAAATGTGTGATGGGCTTATTAAAGGACTAGAGCAGCATGCATTCATAACAGAACAAGAAATCATGtcagtttataaaatcaaagagagaCTTCTAAGACAAAAAGCATCATTAATGAGGCAGATGactctgaaagaaacatttaaaaaagccATCCAGAGGAATGCTTCTTCCTCTCTACAGAACCCACTTCTTGGTCCCTCAACTGCTTCTGATGCTGCTTctcacctaaaaataaaatacagtgtgcAGTAA